The DNA window GATCTGTGCTGGCCGCGAGCGCGCATCTCGATCGAGTACGACAGCGACCTGCATCACCGTGGCGAGCGCGACATCTCGAGGGATGCGATCCGGCGCAACGGCATACAGCAGCTCGGCACGCGCGTCATCACGCTCACCTGGGCCCAGGCCTCGAACTACTACGAGTTCGAGCGCGTCGCGACGATGGTGGCGAAGGCCTTGGGCAAGAGGCGAAGCGCGGTCTGGGACACGTGGGAGCCTCGGCGCAGGGAGCTCCACCGCTTGCTGTTCGCGCGTTGAGGCGTCTCTGTGGTGCAAAGTCGTCGAGTTATGCACCCTTGCGTCATCGAAAAGGGCCGAAAAATGCAATGTACTCGAGTTATGCACCTTTTGGAAGGCTGTTTGAAGGTCGGTGAAGCGAATGGGCTTTTCGCGACCTGCGGTTTCTCCGCCGAGCGTTTCGATCTGGGTGCGCGAGGGGCGAAATCACTCAACGCGAGGGTGCATAACTCGAGCACATTGCAACGGGGAGCCGGGGAGCACGCTGGGCGCTCCCGGCTCCCGCTCGTCTTTACGCTCCCAGGTCCATGAAGACGGCGGCCAGGGCCACCAGCACGCCGACGATGGACTCGCCGCCGAGCAGGCCGCTCGACACC is part of the Arabiibacter massiliensis genome and encodes:
- a CDS encoding endonuclease domain-containing protein; the encoded protein is MCDNSLSPVETDIAEAMVFDPRMGGFGVEKPLLNRRFEVAREDRQALPQSAYVPDLCWPRARISIEYDSDLHHRGERDISRDAIRRNGIQQLGTRVITLTWAQASNYYEFERVATMVAKALGKRRSAVWDTWEPRRRELHRLLFAR